The DNA window GAGATGTGGCTCaattgacaatcgactgggttacACATATGTGTGCCTAAAATTTGATTataatgagaaacaaatttctcaacagtatttaaaaaaaatggagtgATCCAAGAAATTGGACAACTAATCACAAGAACAAGGGAAAATGAATCTTATCCAAGgaacaataaaaatattgaaGGTAAAGTGGACAATGCAGCATAGTGAGAGGAGTCAAAATTCTAGAGACAAATTCATTTACATATGTTTGTCCTGTTCGAAAAATGAGAATATATGACGTATGTGATCACGTAGTTGGAGAAATTATGATgctcacacacacaaaaaagaaataaacaattaGTGGAAAATGTTAGGGTGTAGACTCTCTGTGGATAATAGTGTTTAGGGGTTAGTGAGAAACCCTATAAATACCCCACCCTAAGATGCTCCATATAGACAGATTTACAGTAATGGCTTCAACTACTCTTTTCATTTCTCTTATTCTTTTTGAATTCATGGTAATATCATCACTTGGGTATGCTAGATACATCCATCACTCTATTCCTTCAGCAACAAAGGTCATTTCAtccaaaaaggaagaagaaaagctAACCAGATCAACCAACTTGCTCCCTGAAGATGACATTGACATCTTCAAGAATAACTCTTTAGTTGAGAAGGAATTTAAGTTTCCTGTTCTTCCTGCTATATACGCTTCGATTGATGACCTTACTCGTCACGTTGGTTACATAAAGCTTCGACATACTACAGATGCAAGGTAATTATTAATCAagtaatctttttattgttgtttcccAAATAAGTGTgagattttgtgtaattttgacaCATACAATCCAtctaaaagatttttttttttatttgttttataggATGTTCTACTACTTCTTTGAATCACGGAATAGTAAAGAAGATCCAGTTGTGATATGGTTGACCGGAGGGCCAGGAGGCAatagtgcaatttcaatattTAACGGAAATGGTCCTTTTCGTATCGAAGAATACAACTTAAGTAGCCTTCACCTAAAATGGAATATTTATGGTTGGGATATGGTATTATCTCACTAATGTCATTCCACTATCTAAAGGGCTAGATTAAATAGACCGTAAATTGTTGTTCGCTATAGCTAAAATGGACTCATATGGTTACAATTTAATGgttaaatacaaaacaaaacatatgtGGTCTTCAAAATGTTGTATTCATTGACGTGTCATTTAGTTAGACTGCCTTGCTTTTTTagttcattttaaaaaaatttcataaataattagtttttttgttattaattatttaagcGTGAGAGAGAACTTGAACCTTACTCCTATTAGAAATCCTCAAGAATTTTTATCACCATATCATGAGCTCCttattgttttaaaataaatgtattataatctaattatttttaacatacaataatttattttattttttataggtATCAAACATTATATATGTTGACCAACCTATCGGTACAGGTTTGAGTTATCCTTTTAACGATAATGACATAAGACAAGATCAAAATGGTATCAGCAAtgatttgtatgattttttacaggtttaatttctctctcttcctatCTATTCTTAATTCAATTAATAAAATCTAATAATTGATGTTGTCCTTTATTTTCTACAATGAcaggaattttttaaaaaatatcccGATTTTGTCAATAACGATTTTTTCATAACTGGACAATCTTATGCTGGTCACTATGCTCCTGCTTTGGCTTCTCGGATACAGAGaggaaatagagaaaatgagggAATTCATATAAATCTTAAGGTATTTTTTGAGTTGAGTTACTAAATTTTCATGTTGTTCGTTATTAAATTTGCTTAACTATGTACTTTTGCAGGGATTTGCTGTTGGTAATGGACTTATAGATTTAAAAATTCAATACCCATCATTACCATATTATGCTTGGTCTGAGGGAAAAATTACATACGACCAATACATGCAACTAAATGAATTGAATCAACAATGTGAATCAGACACAGAAACATGTCGTGAGTATTATTTTTGATAACaaattacttcttttttgaaTCCATGTTGTGTTGCATTTGTTAGGACATGTGGTCTCTGGAGGAGAGAATAGCTTCATCGATATATTCTTAGCATTTATTGAAGTGATTGAGAGTACTTAAACGATAAAATGTGCTTGATTGATAATTTGTGAATGTTGCCTTGTTGTTAGGCACAGGTAATGATACTGCTTGTTTGGACGCGTTTGAGTCTTGTGATTTAATATACCAACGAACTCTTGGGAGCGGAAATTTTGATGTAAGAAATCCTAAGACAATCATGCCTTCGTAGACTGTTACAAATATAATTATGAAACTTGAACTTCTATGTgtttgtgttatatatatagtctAAAGATATCAGAAAGGATCGTGGAGCTAGTAATAACTACTCAACACTTGCACGTTTAATGAATGCACAACCAATAAAGGATGCTCTTGGCGTGTCAGATATAGAATTTGTTTTGTTGAGCGGACCTGTATATAATGCACTAAAGGGAGATTGGGCAAAAAATCTTGAAGCAGGCATTCCAACTCTACTTGAGGATGGAATCAAAGTCCTTATTTATGCGGGAGATAAAGATTTTATATGCAACTGGCTTGGTAAACTTCACAGTGtcatattataatttattttttgtttacatCTGACTTTATGTATATTGGTGTTTCTATTTGATCAGGAAATTTTCGATGGCTCATGAGTATGGAGTGGAATGGCCAACAAGAATTCATACactctaaaaaaattaaatttgaagtTGATAGAAGTGATTCGGGATTGATGACTAGCCATGGACCTCTCACTTTCATCAAGGTTTGTGAATGTATATGTGCATACGCATCAATGTATATTATCTAATGTAGTCTAATTCTAGTGACTCTTACTCTACATCAGGTTTATGATTCTGGAATCAATGTTCCAGGGGATCAACCAAAAGTTGCTCTGCACATGATAAAGCATTGGATGAAAGGAGAACTCTAAGTGATTGTCTCTTATTAAGTTGTGATTTTACATTTGACAATGTCCTTTTTCGTCTTCCTCTTTCTAGTATGGTGTGTTTTGCTAgtgtttttctctaattttactttatataataaaacaatagATGTACCAAATATGATTGAGCTTGATTATGACATATTTGGGATTGTAATAAAATGAAACTGGGTTTACATTTTTGAGACTTTTCTAATAcccaacacttttttttttgataaatctgaTTGTTATTAACTAAGAATGAAGTTACATTAGGGGAACGAGAAGAAAATTAAACATCGCCCAACTAACAATCCCAATGAATATGGATCTGTCATTTAATTTATTGATCAATTGTAATTTTTCTACATAAATCGCCCAACTTGTTTGGTATAAAAGTTGTCTGTAGCGAATTGAGTGATCAAAAGCCTTATATGTTCAACATGGTGTAGTGATGGTATAATTATCGTGAGGCACATATGTTGGATATCGTATGTGTAATGGGTCTACATTGGATACTGATGACGTTCAAAACTATCTTCGATTTCAAGGACGTCACAGGAGATAGGGTCGAAGTCAAGAAGATCCTTGTAGTGCTGAAGAGTCTGCACAAAGAAGCACTAAGCTATGGGaggccccgagggtgtgctcgAGAGACCTCTCTAACGCTCAAATAAGTAAATAGTCAAAAGGAAGAATGCTCGGTGTTCAGAATTCTGCTCTCAAATTACTGTTAACTATGCTATAATGCAAAGAATTGGAATTGTTTACCTGTAGCGGAGtctccttttatatgagttagAGGAATTCTAGTTTTGGAAGGAGTGGATCTCCTCTCCTTAATCTTAGGCGAGATCATATTACATTAGGGTGTCTTAAAGTCACAAAATCAGAATATTGTTAACACCTCGACTCTAAAAAGTTTGTCTAAGAAAACTTTGGGGTCAAAttacattttctttcttcaatatAGACGCAGTAACATTGATAAAAATTACATCAATAGCTGATAACACAAGAAATTCCAGTTGCAGGCTTACAGCTAAGGTCAACAAATACTAAGATATTAGATAGAGCTACACATTAATAAAATTGTTTAAGGCCTAATTTGGTCAAACTTtttgaaagtagcagatatactagcagaaatggtggtagcaaaaatgttggacaattttagtaacaGATATGCTGGTTGAATGCtttgtagtgtttggttgaaaTTTTGTTGGTAAATTTAATCTatgtagcatattgtgataaattacgtgaaGGGGTATtttgcattttagttgtataagAGAAATATAACTGTATCCAAACATTAAAATTAATAGGGATAAGTATCACAAATACCCTTTAAGTTACGAAAAAGGGTCAATTCAGCCCTCTATCTTTTTTTCGTGCCAAATGAGCCCCTCAACGTCAACTAATGGGTCAATCAAGCCCTTGGGTCACTATTCCGTCAAAACGTTGATGACGTGGCCGTTAAGTGTTGaggtgtaattttttatttttaaatcaatttcCACGTGTACAACCACCAATACATTGATGCCACGTGGCAgaattaatttatttacattTAGTCAATTTAAAAACTTTAATTATTTGTTGACTTATTTTCTGGGGTCTACAAAGCCCTTTAAGAAGATGAGATGGGTCAATTAAGCCCTTACAATTTATGTAATAGGGTCAAATGAAACCTTCATATACCTAACCTGTAGCTGCAATCCATATATCAACATTCATAAGACTTACAGGATACTTCAGTGGTCCCAAATCAACTACAAAACAAGACAATAGATATTCAAATTCATACAATTCCAGGGATACTAAGTCCCAATAGAAATCCAGATACTGTaacaataaaaaccatcatTAAATGAAAACTAAGTtcataacaaacaaaaacaacataacAATTCCAAATAGTGAGACAATAAAATCCATTCTTCAAGAGCCACCTCCAGCTTCATTATGGGATGAGTTGTTCTTAGTCATGGATTTTTGACTTCCACGATCTACCACCCTAGCCATTGAAGTTCTAGGCTACAATAAAGACAAACAAATCCTGTGTCAATACCAGTTGgaatttttctcttccttggaTTGCTCTTAGCCTTGCAGTCTTTGTGAAAACGGCTTACGTACTTAGACATTGTTGCAGCCATTGAATTGCTAGACTGTCCTTGTGTAGTTTGACATGAACCAGTTGTGGTCCCTTCCATACTTGCAGTAGCAATGGAAGCAGAAGCAATGGAAGGAGAAGTCTGCTGGTTTGGTGTCCTATATACAGTGAGGGTACTCCTTTGGCTGCTGGCTCCCGGACATTCCTTGTTTCTTGCATTGTGACCTTTGCTTTTGCAAACATTGCAAGTTACTAACCTCCCAACTCTGCTCAATTTGTGTTTCAATACATTCTCATTAATttccctcctccttttcttctttggccTCCCAGGCATTTTCCTCAACTTTGGAGGAACCACAACATCTAGCTCACTTTTTGGCCACATATTTTCTCCTCGAATTGGCTCTAGTGGTACTTGATATGCCCTCAGATAAATTGGTGTCTTGTACCAAAGATTAATGTAATCTTCAGGCTTGTCACCATTATCATGTAATGCATGGATGGCATGGGGGCAAGGGATTCCAGAAAGTTGCCATGCCCCACATGTGCACTCACCTTCTCTTAATCTAACAACAAATTGATTAGAACCATGTCTGACTTCATAACTCCCTCCCCCATTCCACTCAGACACCCATACA is part of the Tripterygium wilfordii isolate XIE 37 chromosome 7, ASM1340144v1, whole genome shotgun sequence genome and encodes:
- the LOC120002561 gene encoding serine carboxypeptidase-like, producing MASTTLFISLILFEFMVISSLGYARYIHHSIPSATKVISSKKEEEKLTRSTNLLPEDDIDIFKNNSLVEKEFKFPVLPAIYASIDDLTRHVGYIKLRHTTDARMFYYFFESRNSKEDPVVIWLTGGPGGNSAISIFNGNGPFRIEEYNLSSLHLKWNIYGWDMVSNIIYVDQPIGTGLSYPFNDNDIRQDQNGISNDLYDFLQEFFKKYPDFVNNDFFITGQSYAGHYAPALASRIQRGNRENEGIHINLKGFAVGNGLIDLKIQYPSLPYYAWSEGKITYDQYMQLNELNQQCESDTETCRHVVSGGENSFIDIFLAFIEVIESTGNDTACLDAFESCDLIYQRTLGSGNFDSKDIRKDRGASNNYSTLARLMNAQPIKDALGVSDIEFVLLSGPVYNALKGDWAKNLEAGIPTLLEDGIKVLIYAGDKDFICNWLGNFRWLMSMEWNGQQEFIHSKKIKFEVDRSDSGLMTSHGPLTFIKVYDSGINVPGDQPKVALHMIKHWMKGEL